A single region of the Brassica rapa cultivar Chiifu-401-42 chromosome A03, CAAS_Brap_v3.01, whole genome shotgun sequence genome encodes:
- the LOC103862368 gene encoding NADH dehydrogenase [ubiquinone] 1 beta subcomplex subunit 9, whose protein sequence is MSGVSTAAYFARRAAQKERVRILYRRALKDTLNWAVHRHIFYRDASDLREKFNANQDVEDVDRIDKLIAHGEAEYNKWRHPDPYIVPWAPGGSKFCRNPTPPAGIEIVYNYGQEDNP, encoded by the exons ATGAGCGGAGTTTCAACGGCGGCGTATTTCGCGCGGCGAGCGGCGCAGAAGGAGAGGGTTCGAATCCTCTATCGACGTGCCCTTAAGGATACTCTCAATTGGGCTGTTCATCGTCACATTTTCTACCGAGAc GCGTCTGATCTGCGCGAGAAGTTCAACGCCAACCAAGATGTG GAGGATGTTGACAGAATCGACAAACTGATTGCTCATGGTGAAGCAGAATACAACAAGTGGCGGCACCCTGATCCTTACATCG TTCCATGGGCTCCTGGTGGCTCTAAGTTCTGTAGAAACCCCACTCCACCTGCTGGG ATTGAGATCGTGTACAACTATGGTCAAGAAGACAACCCATGA